A genomic segment from Nicotiana tabacum cultivar K326 chromosome 7, ASM71507v2, whole genome shotgun sequence encodes:
- the LOC107827589 gene encoding 26S proteasome regulatory subunit 6A homolog, with product MATAMAEDSNFEDDQLHAMSTDDIIRASRLLDNEIRIIREELQRTNLEVDSFKEKIKENQEKIKLNKQLPYLVGNIVEILEMNPEEEAEEDGANIDLDSQRKGKCVVLKTSTRQTIFLPVVGLVDPDNLKPGDLVGVNKDSYLILDTLPSEYDSRVKAMEVDEKPTEDYNDIGGLEKQIQELVEAIVLPMTHKERFQKLGVRPPKGVLLYGPPGTGKTLMARACAAQTNATFLKLAGPQLVQMFIGDGAKLVRDAFELAKEKSPCIIFIDEIDAIGTKRFDSEVSGDREVQRTMLELLNQLDGFSSDDRIKVIAATNRADILDPALMRSGRLDRKIEFPHPTEEARARILQIHSRKMNVNPDVNFEELARSTDDFNGAQLKAVCVEAGMLALRRDATEVTHEDFNEGIIQVQAKKKASLNYYA from the exons ATGGCAACGGCGATGGCTGAGGATAGCAACTTCGAAGACGATCAGCTCCATGCTATGTCCACTGATGATATTATTAGGGCTTCTCGCCTTCTGGACAATGAAATTCGAATCATTAGG GAAGAGCTACAGAGGACGAATCTAGAGGTGGATTCGTTCAAGGAGAAGATAAAGGAGAATCAAGAGAAAATTAAGCTCAATAAACAACTTCCTTACTTGGTCGGCAACATTGTTGAG ATTTTGGAGATGAATCCAGAGGAAGAAGCTGAGGAGGATGGTGCAAATATTGATCTCGACTCACAAAGGAAGGGAAAGTGTGTTGTACTGAAAACATCCACGCGTCAG ACAATTTTCTTGCCTGTCGTTGGCCTTGTTGATCCTGACAATTTGAAACCTGGTGATCTGGTTGGAGTAAACAAAGACAGTTATTTGATATTGGATACTTTGCCATCTGAATATGACTCTCGGGTTAAGGCAATGGAAGTTGATGAAAAGCCAACTGAAGACTACAATGACATTGGAGGCTTGGAGAAACAGATTCAAGAACTTGTCGAGGCAATTGTTTTGCCTATGACACACAAGGAACGATTCCAGAAATTAGGCGTTCGTCCTCCAAAGGGAGTCCTTTTGTATGGGCCTCCAGGGACTGGGAAAACACTCATGGCTCGAGCCTGTGCTGCACAGACAAATGCTACTTTTCTTAAGCTAGCTGGACCCCAGCTCGTGCAG ATGTTCATTGGAGATGGCGCAAAACTTGTTCGTGATGCTTTCGAGCTGGCAAAGGAGAAATCACCTTGCATTATTTTCATTGATGAGATTGATGCTATAGGCACAAAGCGTTTTGATAG CGAAGTTAGTGGGGATCGAGAGGTCCAACGAACTATGTTGGAGTTACTTAATCAGCTCGATGGTTTTAGCAGTGATGATCGGATTAAG GTAATAGCTGCAACAAACAGAGCTGATATTTTGGATCCTGCTTTGATGAGATCTGGTCGATTGGATCGTAAGATTGAGTTCCCCCACCCAACAGAGGAAGCCAGGGCTAGGATCTTGCAG ATCCACTCCAGAAAGATGAATGTTAACCCAGACGTTAATTTTGAAGAATTGGCTCGATCAACAGATGATTTTAATGGGGCACAATTGAAAGCTGTATGTGTTGAGGCAGGCATGCTAGCACTTCGTCGCGATGCCACCGAG GTTACGCATGAAGACTTCAACGAAGGTATCATTCAAGTTCAAGCCAAGAAGAAAGCCAGCTTAAACTACTATGCCTAA
- the LOC107827587 gene encoding uncharacterized protein LOC107827587 isoform X1, whose translation MMADIKVDMAQHDQQQHVIVEAPEMEKQVKPQKTKRVASLDIFRGLTVALMVLVDDAGGEWPMIGHAPWNGCNLADFVMPFFLFIVGMAIALALKKIPEKLVAIRKVILRALKLLFWGLLLQGGYFQDLDKLKYGVDMNRIRWCGILQRIALAYLVVAIIEITTRQTQPKELPTRWFSIFKIYYWQWVIGACVLIIYLATLYGTYVPDWHFVVQNPDSVDFGKILTVTCNVRGNLDPPCNAVGYIDRQVLGINHLYPRPAWKRSKACTKDSPYVGPFRDDAPLWCFAPFEPEGILSSISAILSTVIGVHFGHVLIHMKDHTSRLLHWVVMGIALLVLGIILHFTDAIPLNKQLYTFSYVCVTSGAAALVFSAFYILVDILNLKYVFLPLEWIGMNAMLVYVMAAGGIFAGFINGWYYEDPHNTLIYWIKKHIFIGVWHSTRVGTLLYVIFGEILFWAIVAGLLHRLGIYWKL comes from the exons ATGATGGCTGATATCAAAGTAGATATGGCTCAACATGACCAGCAGCAGCATGTCATAGTTGAAGCTCCAGAAATGGAGAAACAAGTTAAGCCTCAAAAGACAAAGCGAGTGGCTTCCCTTGATATTTTCAGAGGCCTCACTGTTGCA CTGATGGTGTTGGTTGATGATGCTGGAGGAGAATGGCCTATGATTGGGCATGCACCATGGAACGGTTGCAATCTTGCAGATTTTGTGATGCCATTCTTTCTGTTTATTGTGGGAATGGCCATAGCACTTGCTCTCAAG AAAATACCAGAAAAGCTAGTGGCCATCAGAAAGGTGATACTAAGGGCTCTCAAACTTCTATTCTGGGGCCTCCTTTTACAAG GAGGTTATTTCCAGGATCTTGACAAGCTAAAATATGGTGTCGACATGAATAGGATAAGGTGGTGTGGCATTCTCCAG AGAATTGCTCTCGCTTACTTGGTAGTGGCAATAATAGAAATAACAACCAGACAAACCCAACCCAAGGAACTACCAACTCGATGGTTCTCCATATTCAAGATATACTATTGGCAATG GGTTATTGGAGCATGTGTCTTAATAATTTACTTGGCCACATTATACGGAACATATGTTCCTGACTGGCATTTTGTTGTCCAGAACCCGGATAGTGTTGATTTTGGGAAGATTTTGACT GTTACTTGCAACGTGAGAGGAAATCTGGATCCTCCTTGCAATGCAGTGGGTTATATTGACAGACAAGTACTTGGAATCAATCACTTGTATCCACGTCCTGCTTGGAAGAGATCCAAG GCTTGCACTAAAGATTCCCCATATGTGGGACCTTTCAGGGACGATGCTCCATTATGGTGTTTTGCGCCATTTGAACCTGAAGGAATTCTGAG CTCGATTTCTGCTATTCTCTCTACAGTCATTGGAGTTCATTTTGGACATGTCCTTATCCATATGAAG GATCACACATCCAGACTTTTGCATTGGGTTGTCATGGGCATAGCTCTTTTGGTTTTAGGAATTATTCTCCATTTCACAGATG CTATTCCTTTAAATAAGCAACTATACACCTTCAGCTATGTTTGTGTAACCTCAGGAGCAGCCGCGTTAGTGTTCTCTGCTTTCTACATTCTG GTTGATATTTTGAACTTGAAGTATGTATTTCTGCCACTGGAATGGATTGGAATGAATGCCATGCTTGTTTATGTAATGGCCGCTGGAGGAATATTTGCAGGCTTCATCAACGGCTGGTATTACGAGGATCCTCACAACACACTG ATATATTGGATAAAGAAGCACATTTTCATTGGAGTATGGCATTCAACAAGAGTGGGAACTCTTCTTTATGTAATCTTTGGCGAGATTCTGTTCTGGGCTATCGTTGCTGGCCTACTTCATCGATTAGGCATATACTGGAAGCTTTAG
- the LOC107827587 gene encoding uncharacterized protein LOC107827587 isoform X2: MAYDWACTMERLQSCRFCDAILSVYCGNGHSTCSQEKLVAIRKVILRALKLLFWGLLLQGGYFQDLDKLKYGVDMNRIRWCGILQRIALAYLVVAIIEITTRQTQPKELPTRWFSIFKIYYWQWVIGACVLIIYLATLYGTYVPDWHFVVQNPDSVDFGKILTVTCNVRGNLDPPCNAVGYIDRQVLGINHLYPRPAWKRSKACTKDSPYVGPFRDDAPLWCFAPFEPEGILSSISAILSTVIGVHFGHVLIHMKDHTSRLLHWVVMGIALLVLGIILHFTDAIPLNKQLYTFSYVCVTSGAAALVFSAFYILVDILNLKYVFLPLEWIGMNAMLVYVMAAGGIFAGFINGWYYEDPHNTLIYWIKKHIFIGVWHSTRVGTLLYVIFGEILFWAIVAGLLHRLGIYWKL, translated from the exons ATGGCCTATGATTGGGCATGCACCATGGAACGGTTGCAATCTTGCAGATTTTGTGATGCCATTCTTTCTGTTTATTGTGGGAATGGCCATAGCACTTGCTCTCAAG AAAAGCTAGTGGCCATCAGAAAGGTGATACTAAGGGCTCTCAAACTTCTATTCTGGGGCCTCCTTTTACAAG GAGGTTATTTCCAGGATCTTGACAAGCTAAAATATGGTGTCGACATGAATAGGATAAGGTGGTGTGGCATTCTCCAG AGAATTGCTCTCGCTTACTTGGTAGTGGCAATAATAGAAATAACAACCAGACAAACCCAACCCAAGGAACTACCAACTCGATGGTTCTCCATATTCAAGATATACTATTGGCAATG GGTTATTGGAGCATGTGTCTTAATAATTTACTTGGCCACATTATACGGAACATATGTTCCTGACTGGCATTTTGTTGTCCAGAACCCGGATAGTGTTGATTTTGGGAAGATTTTGACT GTTACTTGCAACGTGAGAGGAAATCTGGATCCTCCTTGCAATGCAGTGGGTTATATTGACAGACAAGTACTTGGAATCAATCACTTGTATCCACGTCCTGCTTGGAAGAGATCCAAG GCTTGCACTAAAGATTCCCCATATGTGGGACCTTTCAGGGACGATGCTCCATTATGGTGTTTTGCGCCATTTGAACCTGAAGGAATTCTGAG CTCGATTTCTGCTATTCTCTCTACAGTCATTGGAGTTCATTTTGGACATGTCCTTATCCATATGAAG GATCACACATCCAGACTTTTGCATTGGGTTGTCATGGGCATAGCTCTTTTGGTTTTAGGAATTATTCTCCATTTCACAGATG CTATTCCTTTAAATAAGCAACTATACACCTTCAGCTATGTTTGTGTAACCTCAGGAGCAGCCGCGTTAGTGTTCTCTGCTTTCTACATTCTG GTTGATATTTTGAACTTGAAGTATGTATTTCTGCCACTGGAATGGATTGGAATGAATGCCATGCTTGTTTATGTAATGGCCGCTGGAGGAATATTTGCAGGCTTCATCAACGGCTGGTATTACGAGGATCCTCACAACACACTG ATATATTGGATAAAGAAGCACATTTTCATTGGAGTATGGCATTCAACAAGAGTGGGAACTCTTCTTTATGTAATCTTTGGCGAGATTCTGTTCTGGGCTATCGTTGCTGGCCTACTTCATCGATTAGGCATATACTGGAAGCTTTAG
- the LOC107827588 gene encoding putative U6 snRNA-associated Sm-like protein LSm4 produces the protein MLPLSLLKTAQGHPMLVELKNGETYNGHLVNCDTWMNIHLREVICTSKDGDRFWRMPECYIRGNTIKYLRVPDEVIDKVQEEAKSRADRKPPGVGGRGRGRGRDESASGRQAKGIGRGMEDAGAKGRGKGGPSAKSGGKGGGRGRG, from the exons ATG CTTCCGCTCTCTTTGCTCAAGACTGCACAGGGGCATCCCATG TTGGTGGAGCTAAAAAATGGAGAGACTTATAACGGACATTTGGTGAATTGTGATACTTGGATGAACATCCATCTTCGTGAAGTCATCTGTACATCAAAG GATGGAGATAGATTTTGGAGAATGCCAGAATGTTATATTCGTGGCAATACCATAAAGTATCTTAGAGTTCCTGACGAG GTGATTGATAAAGTTCAGGAAGAAGCAAAAAGCCGTGCAG ATAGAAAACCACCTGGTGTAGGAGGACGAGGAAGGGGAAGAGGTAGGGATGAAAGTGCTTCTGGAAGACAGGCGAAAGGCATTGGGCGTGGAATGGAAGATGCAGGTGCCAAAGGCCGGGGCAAAGGAGGACCTAGTGCCAAGTCTGGTGGAAAAG GTGGAGGCCGTGGACGTGGCTAG